From the genome of Pseudomonas mohnii:
CGCTGCGTTTGGGGCCGACGGTGATCCAGTGTTCATGCTCGCCCTCGGCCAGCAGGATGTCGCCAAGGTGAATGCGGTATGCCAGGCCCCGGACCGTCAGGTCGCTGTCGTTGGGGTTGTCGATCCGGAAATGCAGCACAAAGCGTTGTTCCAACAGTTTGGCTCGCACGACTTCAACCCTGACCAGATGCACTTCGGGGTCCGGTTCGTCGTCGCTGAACCACGACGCGCAGCCGCCGAGCCCCAGAAACAACAGCAGGATGAGTGTTTGAAGTGTGCGTCGTCGACTGAGCATGGTGGGACTCCTTTGATGCCCAGTCTAGCTCCCTGGATTCACATCAACGGCCGAAATAACCCGAACAGCACTTCTTGAACTTCTGCCCGCTGGCGCAGGGACAGGCGTCGTTACGCCCGACGACAAGGGGCACGGTCGGATCGATGAAATACCAGCGTTCGGCGTTCTGAACGAACGACGAACGCTCACGGTGACTGTGTTCACCGCTGCCGTCGTGCCAGCGCGCGGTGAAGGTCACGAAAGCGTGTTCGGGCTGACCGCCGAGGACTTCGGAGCTTTCCACCTCAAGACCCAGCCAGGTGCTTTGCGCGCTCCAGTCGCTGATCGATTGCCGATCAAGGCCGGCTTGCTGCGCGGGCAGGGTGGTGGCCACCAGATAATCGATCAGACCCAGCACGTAGGCACTGTAGCGCGAGCGCATCAGGGCTTCGGCGCATGGAGCCGGGTGGCCGGCATGGTAATGACCGCAGCAGGCATCGAGCAGGGTGCCGCTGCCGCAAGGGCAAATGGATGTACTCATTGCATTACCACCAATATTTCCCGAAGTTTTCCGGATTGGCCCAGAACCGCGAGTTGAGCCAGTCGGGGACTTGTTTGTAGTCAAGCAGATCATAGGTGAACAGCGTCAGCACTTGATCGTCACGCTGGAAGCGTTCGCTGGCCTGCAGCGCCAGGGAGAAAAAATCCGTTTCTTGCCAGCCGCTGGCGGGCAGGTCCGCCAGCACCGCAATGCGACTGGCATTGAGGTTGCGGATACCACCGAGCAACTTCAGGCCGTCACGCTTGGGCAGGTGCTCAAGGCAATCGACCACCAGCGCCAGGTCAAACCGGCGCGCCGCCAGCTCGGCAGGCAACGGCCCAGGTGCCGCGTGCGCCACGCAGCTGTCCGGGTGCGCGAGCTTGAAAGCTTCCAGCGCGGGGAACTCACTGGCGCCGATCAGCAACAGGCGCGAAGGGGCGTAAAGATCCAGCAAAGCGGCCAGCGCCTGCTGCGGCGTGCGCGAAGAGTTACCTGCAATCATCAAAGATCCTCAATCAGATCTGCCAAGACTAGCTTGCCTGTGAGTCCGAGCCTAGAGCGGCTTTGACGCAAAACCGGCGATCAGTGCCGAACAGTGGAAAAAACAGCAATGGCCTATTGCTGGCGGAGATTAAAACTCCGGTCTTTACTCCCTGAATCGGTTCTAAGCCGATCCTTCAGGAGAAAACTAGATGAGCATAGTTCGGACAGCATTACCCCTGGTTCTGCTAACCAGTGTGTTGACTGGTTGCGCAGGTTTGCAGAAAACCGACTGGCCGACCTGTGCGGCCGTCGGTGGTGTCGTGGGCGCGGGTCTCGGTGCAACCGAGAGCTCCTCCTGGGCCGGTTATGGCGCGCTGATTGTCGGTGGTACGGCAGCGGCCTATTGCTGGGTTCACGGGGATGGCGACGAAGACGGCGATGGTGTGCCGGATAGCCGCGACAAGTGCCCGGGCACGCCTCGAGGCGTGAAAGTCGATGCCGATGGTTGCCCACCACCAGCACCAGCACCAGTGGTCGAAGAGGTCGTGGTGGTCAAGGAAGAAACGATTGTCATCCGCGATGTTCACTTCCAGTTCGACAAAGCGACACTTACTGCGTCTGACAAGCAGGTGCTCGACAAGATCGCCACTCGCTTGAAAGCGGAAGCCCCAACCGCACGGATGACCGTTACCGGTCATACTGACAGCGTGGGCAGCGATAGCTACAACCAGAAACTGTCGGACAAACGCGCCCACTCGGTGGTTGAGTACCTCATCCAGCAAGGCGTGCCGCGGAGCAACTTCGTGTCTGTTTCCGGTGCCGGTGAAAGCCAGCCGGTTGCCGATAACAAAACCGCCGACGGCCGTGCACAGAACCGTCGCACGGAAATCAAAATCCAGCGCTAAGTCCCTCGCATCCGCGGCTTGTGCAGTCGCGGATGCCGGTCTTTACTCCTGTGTAACCGGCATTGACCGGTGACACAGGAGCTTCTCAAAATGACCCAATTCACACGGACCGTCTTGCCGGTTCTGCTACTTGGCAGCCTGTTGACCGGTTGCGCCACTCACAGTGATGGCACTGCTCCCCTCAATCAACGTACCTGGCCGATTTGCAGCGTCATTGGCGGACTGGTCGGCGGAGGCCTTGGCGCTGTCGAAAGTGGCGGATGGGCGGCCGGTGGAGCGGCGCTCGGTATTTTGACCGGTGGTTTGATTTGCTATGCCCAGGATGGCGACGAAGACGGCGATGGCGTTTTCGACCGCCGTGATCGCTGCCCTGATACACCGGCCAACACCCCTGTCGATCATCGCGGTTGCCCGCTGCCCCAGTACCCGGTCAGTGTGAAGCCTGCCGAACCGGCGCAATCGGAGGTCATTACCCTGAGTGATGCCGGTGATGTGCTGTTCGCTTTTAACCAGTCCGAGCTGACACCCACCGCGAAGAGTCAGTTGGACTCGATCATGGGCAAGCTGGAAGACGCCGATGTGGTCAGCATCAAGGTGGTTGGCTTCACCGACAGCGTCGGATCGGATGCCTATAACCAGGCACTCTCGCAGCGGCGCGCCAGCAGTGTCGCCGAATACCTGCTGAGTCAGGGCGTGGCACCGAACAAAATCACCAGCGAAGGCAAAGGCGAAAGCCAGCCTGTGGCCGATAACGAAACAGATGAAGGCCGCGCGAAAAACCGTCGCGTGGAGCTGCACATCAATCGCTGAACCTCGAAATAGAGCTGTCGGGTGACTTTTCAGGTCGTCCCGACAGCCAGTCAGCGATCTTCATGAAGAATTTTTGGTTGCCCTCTGGCTTATCCCGCGTGGAAGCCGTTACTGTGCGTGCAAATAATAATTCTGTTCGGGGGAGCGTATGAAGGTGTTCTGGGGGCTGGGGAAGCTGTTGACCCTGCTGTTCTGGTCGGTGGTGCTGGTCAATCTGCTCACGCCGTTCATCCATCCGCTTCACCTGCTGGTCAACCTGGCCGGCAGCCTGCTGGCAGGGCTCCACCTGCTGGAGATTGTCTTCTGCTTCCGCAGCCTCAGGGGGCGCTCCCATCCCTGGCGTGATCGCTTGAACATCCTCTTTTTCGGCGTTTTCCACCTGCAAACCATTCCCGCTCCGACTGCACCGAAGGCTTCCCATGCGTAAACTCTGTCTGCTCGCCGTACTCATCAGTCCACTGGCCTGCGCACAGGTGGTGAGTGTTGAAACCAACTCGCTGATGCGCTTGCCCAACACCGCCAGCACCTTGCAGCTGGATCGCCTGGAAGTGGCTGATTACGGCACATTGCTCATCCCGTCGAATGTAACCGAGGTCACTGTCGGCGAATTGCACCTGGGCCGTGATGCGCGGATCGCTATCGTGCCCAGTGAACAGGCGCTGGAGCTGAAAGTCAGTCGTGCCGAGTTGGCCGAGGGCAGCCAGATCACCGCTCGCGGCGCCCCCGGCACTTACCAGAAGGCGGCCCGCTCCGGGCGTAATCTGAATTTGCAGATCAAGGCACTGAAGGCGCCGCAATTGTTGGTGGATGCTCGCGGTGGTGCGGGAGCGCCGGGATTCGTCGGCCTCGACGGGGCCAACGGTCAGCCTCCAGGCTGCACCTGGGGGCAGGCGGGGCGCGGTGCCGATGGCAGCGATGGCAGTAATGGCCAGCCCGGGGCACCGGGGGCGTTGGTCAAGCTGGCAGTGCCGCGCGAATACCCCGCCGAACAAATCAAGGTTCAGGTCGCTGGCGGAGCCGGTGGCTTGGCTGGCCCCGGCGGCAAGCCGGGAGCGGGCGGTAAGGCCAAGGGTTGCTTCATCTACAAGGCCGATGGCGGCAAAAGCGGCAAACCTGGCGCCGATGGCCAGCCGGGGCCTGCGGGGGCGGCGGGCTCGGTGACGGTTCAGCGGTTGTAAGCAATTTCTGAAGTGTGTGTCGTCTGATCGATGGTCTTCGCGAGCAAGCTCGCTCCCACAGGATTGCTCCGTACCTGTGGGAGCGAGCTTGCTCGCGATGCTTTTAGAACATCGGCCGCGCCGCAGCAATCGCCACCAGCACCAGCCCGACAATCAGATTGATCCCCACCAGGCGCCGAATCTTCCCGAGCACCGCAGCCCCCGCCGGCCAATCCTGGGCAATGACCGCCGTACGCAACTCAGGCAGCATCAGCGCCTGAATCCGGATGAACAGCGCCGTCATCACCACATACAAGCCCATCATCACCTGCACATAGCGCGGAGCGGTTTCAAATCCGTTGAAGTGCATATGCAGCATGCCCACACCGCTGACGGGCAGCAGTAAGACCGCGACCCAGACCCAGCGGAAAAAACCTTGAAACACTTCTACCCACAATTTCAGTCGGGCAGGGCCCTCCAGTGCGTTCACAGCCGCAGGGCGCAAGACCATCCAGGCGAAAAACATGCCGCCGACCCACACCAGTGCGGCGAGGACATGCAGGCTATAAACAAGGCTAAAAGCGGTCATTGGGGTACTCCGTTCTGCGCGGGATTAATTAGCGGGGTATGATAGCCGTCGTTCCGAACCACTGAAAATTTATCCAGCGTTTTTTGCGCCCGACAATCCATGATCAGCACTGAACTCAAAACCACGATCCAGGGCGCCTATTCGCGTTTTCTCGAAGCCAAGAGCCTCAAGCCGCGCTACGGCCAACGCCTGATGATTGCCGAAGTGGCCAAGGTCCTCGGGGATATCGACACCGACGACGAAGGCCGGCGTAGCGGCGAGCCCGCGATTGTCGCGGTGGAAGCCGGCACCGGTACCGGCAAGACCGTCGCTTACAGCCTGGCCGCCATCCCGACGGCGAAAGCGGCCGGCAAGCGCCTGGTGATCGCCACGGCCACCGTCGCCCTGCAAGAGCAGATCGTCTACAAGGATTTGCCTGATCTGATGCGCAACAGCGGGCTGAATTTCAGTTTCGCGCTGGCCAAGGGGCGCGGGCGCTATATGTGCCTGTCCAAGCTCGACATGTTGCTCCAGGAAGGCCACGCGCAAACCGCCACGGCGCAATTGTTCGAAGAAGAAGGCTTCAAGATCGAGGTCGATGAGGCCAGTCAGAAGCTGTTTACCAGCATGATCGAAAAACTCGCCGGCAATAAATGGGACGGCGATCGCGACAGCTGGTCCACCGCACTGGAAGACGCCGACTGGGCGCGCCTGACCACCGATCACAGCCAGTGCACCAACCGTCATTGCCCGAACTTCGGCCAGTGCGCCTTCTATAAGGCCCGCGAAGGCATGGGCAAGGTCGATGTGATTGTCACCAACCACGACATGGTCCTGGCCGACCTGGCCCTGGGCGGTGGCGCGGTGCTGCCCGACCCGCGAGACACCATTTACGTATTCGACGAAGGCCATCACCTGCCGGACAAGGCCATCGGCCACTTCGCCCACTACACGCGCCTGCGCTCGACCGCCGACTGGCTGGAAACCACCGCCAAGAATCTCACCAAGTTGCTCGCCCAACACCCGTTGCCCGGTGATCTGGGCAAGTTGATCGAACAGGTGCCGGAGCTGGCGCGGGAGATCAAGACCCAGCAGCAGTTCATGTTCACCGCCTGCGAGCAAGTCGCCGATTTCAAACCCGGCGAAGACGTTGAAGGTCGTGAACGACCGCGTCACCGTTTCGTCGGCGGGGTGATTCCCGAACACATGCGCGAAATGGGCATCGAGCTGAAAAAAGGCTTCGCCCGCCTGACCGACCTGTTCACCCGCCTGACCGATTTGCTCAAGGAGGGCATGGACGGCGAAGTCAACATCGGTATCGCCAGCAACCAGGCTGAAGAGTGGTATCCACTGTTCGGCAGCCTGTTGTCCCGTTCTTCGGGCAATTGGGAGTTGTGGACCGCCTTCACCGTTGAAGACCCGGAAGACAACCCACCGATGGCCCGATGGCTGACCCTGGCCGAAAGCGGCTCGCTGTTCGACATCGAAGTCAACGCCAGCCCGATCCTCGCGGCGGAAATGCTGCGACGCAACCTGTGGAACGTGGCCTACGGTGCGCTCGTGACCTCGGCTACCTTGACCGCCCTCGGCACCTTCGATCGCTTTCGCATGCGCGCCGGCCTGCCGAAGAAAGCCGTGACTGCCGTGGTGCCCAGCCCGTTTCATCACGCCGATGCCGGCGTGCTGCGGGTGCCGAATCTGAATGCCGACCCCCGTGATGCGGCGGCGCACACCGCCGCGATCATTCGCGATTTGCCTGATCTGGTCGAAGGTTCCCGCGGCACCCTGGTGCTGTTCTCATCGCGCAAGCAGATGCAGGACGTGTTCGACGGCCTGGACCGCGACTGGCGCAAGCAAGTGTTCATTCAAGGCAACCTGTCGAAGCAGGAAACCCTGAACAAGCACAAGGCGCGGGTGGATGGCGGGGACTCCAGCGTGTTGTTCGGCCTGGCGAGTTTTGCCGAGGGGGTCGACCTGCCCGGCGCTTATTGCGAGCACGTGGTGATCGCCAAAATTCCGTTCTCGGTGCCGGATGACCCGGTCGAGGCGGCGTTGGCCGAATGGATCGAAGCCCGTGGCGGCAATCCGTTCATGGAAATCTCCGTACCGGACGCCTCGCTGAAACTGGTCCAGGCCTGCGGTCGCCTGCTGCGCACCGAGGAAGATCGCGGCACCATCACCCTGCTTGACCGGCGTCTGGTCACCCAGCGCTATGGCAAGGCGATCCTCAATGCGTTGCCGCCATTTCGTCGCGAAATTTCCTGAGACATCGGTGGGCAAATCTGCCCATCGTGTTGTCTATCTCTCTGTCATTGCTTTTCCACTGGCCCATCCGGGTCGTTAGGGAGAATTCCGTTCTCATGATTCGCCGTTCGCTGCGCCAATCGTTACCTGCCGTTTTTGCCCTGTTGTTTGCATCGCCCCTGCTGGCGGCACCCGCCACCCAGCAGACGCTGTTCAACTTTGTGCGCCCCGCCGATGTGGTACAGGTGACCACTCAGGACGCCAACCTGCCGCAATCCAACGCCGAGCAAACCGCCGAAGGTGAAGTGCTGAGGCGGGTGACGTTCAATCCGGTCGCTCGCCCGACCTTGCGGTTGACCCCGCAGACGGGGGGCTGGGACTGGTCGCAGTCGGGTTTCATGAGCCTGCGGGTGCAGAACGCCATGAATTGGGCGCTGACCCTGTACGTGACCATCCAGAGCAACGATGGCAAGACGCTGGTCAGCCGTGTCGATCTGCCGGCCGGCCCGGCGCAGACCCTGTTGGTGCCGTTGCAGCCGACATCGCCGTTGAGCCTGGGCATGAAGGCCGGGCCGCCCATGCCGATGACGGTCGACGGTCAGCGCATCCTGCTGGCCAGCAGCGCTGGTGAGCTGGATCGTGGCCAGGTGGTGGCGGTGAGCGTGTCGATGGACCAGCCGAAAGTGGCCCAGAGCATTCTGCTTGAGCGCTTCGGTGTGCAGGACGCCGAGGCCGTGACCCAGACCGTGTATGGCGCCTTGGTGGATGCCTACGGTCAATCGACCCGGGCCAAATGGCCGGAAAAGGTCAGCAGCGATGAGCAACTCAAAGGCGCCGCGGCCAAGGAACAGCAACAACTGAAAACCTGGCTGGCGGAACGTGAGAAGTCGCCCCTGGATAAATTCGGAGGTTGGACCAACGGTCCGGCCTTCAAGGCCAGCGGTTTCTTCCGCACGGAGAAACGCGACGGTCGCTGGTACCTGGTGACCCCGGAAGGGCATCCGTTCTATTCGCTGGGGGTCAACACGGTTACCCCGGACGTCAATCAGACTTATATCGCCGGTCGTGAATGGATGTTCCAGTCACTGCCCAAGGCCGGAGAGCCCCTGGCCAGTCACTTCGGTGAAGGTGACACCCGTGGCGGCAACGGCGTTGATCAGGGCCGGGGCTTCAACGTCGGGCGCTGGTACGACTTTTATGGTGCCAATTTACAGCGCCTGTATGGCGACCCTTGTGCTCTGGGTAGCGATACCAAGGCCGGCGTCGCCGCAGCGGCCAAGGCTTATGCGGCAGAGGCCACGGCGGAGAAGGCCGCCGAGTCACCGGTTGTTCCTTCGACGGCCGAATCCGGGATTGCCGAAGCGGCCAAGACCGACGCCGCAGACGCGACAGTCGCGAACGCGGCTGAGCAAAAACCTGCCGAGCCCTGCAAAGCGACCTTCGATGAAAAGCGCTGGGCCGGTCATACCCTCGACCGTCTGCAAGCCTGGGGCTTCAACACCATTGGCAACTGGAGTGCGCCGGCACTGGGCAACGCCGATCGTGTGCCTTACACCTTGCCGCTATCGATCGTCGGCGATTATGCGAGCATCAGCACGGGAACGGACTGGTGGGGCGGTATGCCCGATCCGTTCGACCCGCGTTTCGCCATGGCCACCGAGCGCGCCGTGGCCATCGCCGCTCGCGATCACCGCGACGATCCTTGGCTGATCGGCTTCTACGCCGACAATGAAATGGCCTGGGCCGGCCCCGGCGACGATCCGAAGGC
Proteins encoded in this window:
- a CDS encoding LEA type 2 family protein, with the translated sequence MLSRRRTLQTLILLLFLGLGGCASWFSDDEPDPEVHLVRVEVVRAKLLEQRFVLHFRIDNPNDSDLTVRGLAYRIHLGDILLAEGEHEHWITVGPKRSGFYKVPIRTNLWPKVRDLVKQLKSPKHPIPYRLEGEMETGLFIAHYVHLARNGVIIPADLIPE
- a CDS encoding YchJ family protein; translation: MSTSICPCGSGTLLDACCGHYHAGHPAPCAEALMRSRYSAYVLGLIDYLVATTLPAQQAGLDRQSISDWSAQSTWLGLEVESSEVLGGQPEHAFVTFTARWHDGSGEHSHRERSSFVQNAERWYFIDPTVPLVVGRNDACPCASGQKFKKCCSGYFGR
- a CDS encoding DUF6231 family protein, which gives rise to MIAGNSSRTPQQALAALLDLYAPSRLLLIGASEFPALEAFKLAHPDSCVAHAAPGPLPAELAARRFDLALVVDCLEHLPKRDGLKLLGGIRNLNASRIAVLADLPASGWQETDFFSLALQASERFQRDDQVLTLFTYDLLDYKQVPDWLNSRFWANPENFGKYWW
- a CDS encoding OmpA family protein → MSIVRTALPLVLLTSVLTGCAGLQKTDWPTCAAVGGVVGAGLGATESSSWAGYGALIVGGTAAAYCWVHGDGDEDGDGVPDSRDKCPGTPRGVKVDADGCPPPAPAPVVEEVVVVKEETIVIRDVHFQFDKATLTASDKQVLDKIATRLKAEAPTARMTVTGHTDSVGSDSYNQKLSDKRAHSVVEYLIQQGVPRSNFVSVSGAGESQPVADNKTADGRAQNRRTEIKIQR
- a CDS encoding OmpA family protein, encoding MTQFTRTVLPVLLLGSLLTGCATHSDGTAPLNQRTWPICSVIGGLVGGGLGAVESGGWAAGGAALGILTGGLICYAQDGDEDGDGVFDRRDRCPDTPANTPVDHRGCPLPQYPVSVKPAEPAQSEVITLSDAGDVLFAFNQSELTPTAKSQLDSIMGKLEDADVVSIKVVGFTDSVGSDAYNQALSQRRASSVAEYLLSQGVAPNKITSEGKGESQPVADNETDEGRAKNRRVELHINR
- a CDS encoding DUF1145 domain-containing protein; its protein translation is MKVFWGLGKLLTLLFWSVVLVNLLTPFIHPLHLLVNLAGSLLAGLHLLEIVFCFRSLRGRSHPWRDRLNILFFGVFHLQTIPAPTAPKASHA
- a CDS encoding collagen-like triple helix repeat-containing protein, yielding MRKLCLLAVLISPLACAQVVSVETNSLMRLPNTASTLQLDRLEVADYGTLLIPSNVTEVTVGELHLGRDARIAIVPSEQALELKVSRAELAEGSQITARGAPGTYQKAARSGRNLNLQIKALKAPQLLVDARGGAGAPGFVGLDGANGQPPGCTWGQAGRGADGSDGSNGQPGAPGALVKLAVPREYPAEQIKVQVAGGAGGLAGPGGKPGAGGKAKGCFIYKADGGKSGKPGADGQPGPAGAAGSVTVQRL
- a CDS encoding CopD family protein, with product MTAFSLVYSLHVLAALVWVGGMFFAWMVLRPAAVNALEGPARLKLWVEVFQGFFRWVWVAVLLLPVSGVGMLHMHFNGFETAPRYVQVMMGLYVVMTALFIRIQALMLPELRTAVIAQDWPAGAAVLGKIRRLVGINLIVGLVLVAIAAARPMF
- the dinG gene encoding ATP-dependent DNA helicase DinG, with the protein product MISTELKTTIQGAYSRFLEAKSLKPRYGQRLMIAEVAKVLGDIDTDDEGRRSGEPAIVAVEAGTGTGKTVAYSLAAIPTAKAAGKRLVIATATVALQEQIVYKDLPDLMRNSGLNFSFALAKGRGRYMCLSKLDMLLQEGHAQTATAQLFEEEGFKIEVDEASQKLFTSMIEKLAGNKWDGDRDSWSTALEDADWARLTTDHSQCTNRHCPNFGQCAFYKAREGMGKVDVIVTNHDMVLADLALGGGAVLPDPRDTIYVFDEGHHLPDKAIGHFAHYTRLRSTADWLETTAKNLTKLLAQHPLPGDLGKLIEQVPELAREIKTQQQFMFTACEQVADFKPGEDVEGRERPRHRFVGGVIPEHMREMGIELKKGFARLTDLFTRLTDLLKEGMDGEVNIGIASNQAEEWYPLFGSLLSRSSGNWELWTAFTVEDPEDNPPMARWLTLAESGSLFDIEVNASPILAAEMLRRNLWNVAYGALVTSATLTALGTFDRFRMRAGLPKKAVTAVVPSPFHHADAGVLRVPNLNADPRDAAAHTAAIIRDLPDLVEGSRGTLVLFSSRKQMQDVFDGLDRDWRKQVFIQGNLSKQETLNKHKARVDGGDSSVLFGLASFAEGVDLPGAYCEHVVIAKIPFSVPDDPVEAALAEWIEARGGNPFMEISVPDASLKLVQACGRLLRTEEDRGTITLLDRRLVTQRYGKAILNALPPFRREIS
- a CDS encoding beta-galactosidase encodes the protein MIRRSLRQSLPAVFALLFASPLLAAPATQQTLFNFVRPADVVQVTTQDANLPQSNAEQTAEGEVLRRVTFNPVARPTLRLTPQTGGWDWSQSGFMSLRVQNAMNWALTLYVTIQSNDGKTLVSRVDLPAGPAQTLLVPLQPTSPLSLGMKAGPPMPMTVDGQRILLASSAGELDRGQVVAVSVSMDQPKVAQSILLERFGVQDAEAVTQTVYGALVDAYGQSTRAKWPEKVSSDEQLKGAAAKEQQQLKTWLAEREKSPLDKFGGWTNGPAFKASGFFRTEKRDGRWYLVTPEGHPFYSLGVNTVTPDVNQTYIAGREWMFQSLPKAGEPLASHFGEGDTRGGNGVDQGRGFNVGRWYDFYGANLQRLYGDPCALGSDTKAGVAAAAKAYAAEATAEKAAESPVVPSTAESGIAEAAKTDAADATVANAAEQKPAEPCKATFDEKRWAGHTLDRLQAWGFNTIGNWSAPALGNADRVPYTLPLSIVGDYASISTGTDWWGGMPDPFDPRFAMATERAVAIAARDHRDDPWLIGFYADNEMAWAGPGDDPKARYALAYGTLKMTTDVPAKRAFLKQLRDKYRNQEGLSKAWGIDLPAWELMEDPGFEPPLPSADHPEIEADFKYFQKVFADTYFKTISDSLKWHAPNQMLLGGRFAISTPEAVESCAQYCDVLSFNMYTLKPQDGYDFAQLNSLDKPVLITEFNFGSTDRGPFWGGVTQLAKEEDRGPAYANFLKQALSEPSIVGVHWFQYLDQPVTGRLLDGENGHFGLVGITDLPFQGFVDSVRKSNLAAVDQLGKEAEKAGAEADKQKHDAEGGRKAEAGKGPGKAAGGHSGKGH